In one Rutidosis leptorrhynchoides isolate AG116_Rl617_1_P2 chromosome 8, CSIRO_AGI_Rlap_v1, whole genome shotgun sequence genomic region, the following are encoded:
- the LOC139862051 gene encoding dehydrin Rab16C-like → MAQYGGEQYMKQEGHQTEERVHNPLHSTNQTHGVGATGTGVGQGYEEGKQHGTTGVGQGYEEGKQHGTGGILHRTGSGSSSSSEDDGQGGRRKKKGVVEKIKEKLPGGDHGADEHKTSAAADEHKTSAAATVGGGGHGGVGGYEHQGEEAGHEKKGLMEKIKDKLPGN, encoded by the exons ATGGCACAATACGGAGGAGAACAGTACATGAAGCAAGAGGGTCACCAGACCGAAGAGCGCGTTCACAACCCACTTCACTCCACCAACCAAACTCACGGTGTTGGTGCTACCGGAACTGGTGTTGGTCAAGGCTATGAAGAAGGGAAACAACATGGTACAACTGGTGTTGGTCAAGGCTATGAAGAAGGGAAACAACATGGTACCGGTGGCATCCTTCACCGAACTGGAAGTGGCAGTTCGAGCTCC TCAGAAGATGACGGACAAGGAGGAAGAAGGAAGAAGAAAGGTGTGGTGGAGAAGATTAAGGAGAAGTTACCCGGCGGTGATCATGGCGCCGATGAACACAAGACTTCAGCTGCCGCCGATGAACACAAGACTTCAGCTGCCGCCACCGTTGGCGGTGGTGGTCATGGTGGAGTTGGTGGATATGAACATCAAGGAGAGGAAGCAGGGCATGAGAAGAAGGGACTAATGGAGAAGATCAAGGACAAGTTGCCaggaaattaa